Proteins encoded by one window of Nocardia goodfellowii:
- a CDS encoding ABC transporter ATP-binding protein: MEIELIDVVRRYRVGGQSIAALDSVSLRLDGSEFVALVGPSGAGKSTLLHVLGALDTPTSGRVLVDGQDIGGLGDAEQARFRLRRVGFVFQDFNLMPTLSAWENVALPEMLAGHSIRQARARAEQLLERVGLGGRVEHRPAELSGGQMQRVAIARALLMDPPLILADEPTGNLDSRTGSAILDLLAELAHSATTARLVVLVTHDHDAAARTDRTITLRDGRIAADTRYPAIAPELSA; the protein is encoded by the coding sequence ATGGAAATCGAGCTGATCGACGTGGTCCGGCGATATCGCGTCGGCGGACAGAGCATCGCGGCCCTCGACAGCGTGAGTCTGCGACTGGACGGCTCGGAATTCGTCGCACTGGTCGGCCCTTCGGGTGCGGGCAAGAGCACCCTGCTGCACGTGCTGGGCGCCCTCGACACACCGACCTCCGGCCGAGTGCTGGTGGATGGACAGGACATCGGCGGGCTCGGTGACGCGGAGCAGGCCCGGTTCCGGTTGCGGCGGGTCGGGTTCGTGTTCCAGGACTTCAATCTGATGCCGACTCTTTCCGCGTGGGAGAACGTGGCGCTGCCGGAAATGCTGGCGGGACACTCGATTCGGCAGGCTCGGGCGCGGGCCGAGCAACTGCTGGAGCGGGTCGGCCTCGGCGGCCGGGTGGAGCATCGCCCCGCCGAACTGTCCGGGGGCCAGATGCAGCGGGTCGCCATCGCACGCGCGTTGCTGATGGACCCGCCGCTGATCCTGGCCGACGAGCCGACCGGAAACCTCGACAGCCGAACGGGTTCGGCGATTCTCGACTTGCTGGCAGAGCTGGCGCACAGCGCGACCACCGCGCGGCTGGTAGTCCTGGTCACCCACGATCACGACGCGGCCGCCCGCACCGACCGAACGATCACGCTGCGGGACGGGCGCATCGCCGCCGACACCCGCTATCCCGCCATAGCCCCGGAGCTATCCGCGTGA
- a CDS encoding DUF6875 domain-containing protein, protein MTFRLEEPGPEVASTMGRWLREYIGSPHPDLGRDGPVCPFVLPALKAGGLKVLEHRWSGGHDPARMAALIHTLVDRFHERPDGPVRSELNALAVVVTGLPRTRWPLIDAGHRRAKHEVVARGYMVGQFHPECREPAVHNPFFAVNTAPYPLLAVRRMAVHDILFLHQDPLWFEEYRKLFGHRFAGAGRVNEHLRALYERTCRRYRRIEPGARPELEPSWKSS, encoded by the coding sequence GTGACGTTCCGACTCGAGGAACCGGGCCCCGAGGTCGCCTCGACGATGGGGCGCTGGTTGCGCGAATACATCGGCAGCCCGCATCCGGATCTGGGCCGGGACGGACCGGTGTGCCCGTTCGTACTGCCCGCGCTCAAGGCCGGTGGACTGAAAGTGCTAGAGCATCGCTGGAGCGGGGGACACGATCCCGCGCGCATGGCCGCGCTGATCCACACGCTCGTGGATCGCTTCCACGAGCGACCCGACGGGCCGGTGCGCAGTGAGCTGAACGCACTGGCGGTAGTGGTCACCGGATTGCCGCGCACGCGGTGGCCGTTGATCGATGCCGGGCATCGGCGGGCCAAACACGAGGTCGTCGCCCGCGGCTACATGGTGGGCCAGTTCCATCCCGAGTGCCGCGAACCCGCCGTGCACAACCCGTTCTTCGCCGTGAACACCGCGCCGTATCCGTTGCTCGCGGTGCGTCGCATGGCGGTGCACGACATCCTGTTTCTGCATCAGGACCCCCTCTGGTTCGAGGAGTATCGAAAGCTGTTCGGGCACAGGTTCGCCGGTGCGGGCCGGGTGAACGAGCACCTGCGCGCGCTCTATGAGCGAACCTGCCGGCGCTATCGCCGCATCGAACCCGGAGCCCGGCCGGAATTGGAGCCGTCATGGAAATCGAGCTGA